CGCGGCGCGTCTCTGGTTCAGGATGGCGGTACCGTTCGTCTTCACGGCGGAATGGAATGTGATCAATACCCTCCTTACGAATTCGTTCGCGTATTGGCGTGCGCTCAACAGAGGCCTGTACTTCATCAATTGATGTCCATTTCGATCGCTCTGTGTCGGGGATATCGTTGTATTCCGTCTGTAACCATGCCAGTGATACTGGAATGCTCTGGTTCCGGGCCCAGTCATATGCTTCGTCAGGACCCCATCCTTCAATTTTCAGCACCTCACGCATGAAGTCTTCATCAAACTCAGTAGCTAACTTGCGTTTTAAGCCCTCAGTGAACATTTGCTCAAAGTCAAGCGTCGAGTCTGGGCCAGTACGGGTAACATCTGTGTACGGGCCTTCCGTTTCAGTGCTGACTTTCTTTCCTTTGGGCTCTAAGTCAAGTCCAAGTTCTTCATCGAGTTCTTCTGCAAACTCTTCAGGATCCATCTCGTAGTACTCATGCTCTGCACCTTCGTCACCGGGATCGCCATCACCATCGCCATCGTCATCTGCATCTGGGTCCATTTCTACTGGATCACCAACATCGGCTTCACCTTGTCCAACACCACCGACATCGTACGGGTCATACTCGAATTCAGGCAAATTAACGATCTTAATTGGGACACGTACCGTCTCATCGCCGTCGCGGAGATCACCATATGAGATGAAATCCGTAAGATCCTGCCGTCGCTGTTCACCGACTTCACGGAATCGTTCAAGATCGTCTTTTAGTCCCATTTGTAACTCACCTCGTTCATAACATGCCGACTGGTCAACTCTGCTGAGGCCGGCGTGTAGTCGAATAGTTCAATCATATTCTCAATTGCTCGTTCTTTGATCTGTTCTGTCTGGGTATCTGCTGGAGGGTCATCCCACTGATTCGGGTCAAAGTCATCATACCGCCGGGCAATGTCCTCCCAATCGTTTGATTGTAACACACTGCGGATAATCGGGATCTCAGTGAGATCAACGTCTGAGACTGCAAAGTCTTCTCCGCGCTGCTCCCAAGCTCGTCGGTTAAGCGCGTTGATGACCTGCTCTCTGCGGAAGGACTTAACGACAGAGGTCGGCTCATTACCTCGGTAATCATCTTCCGAAAACCGACCCAAGTGTTCAATCTCAAAGATTTTCATCCGAAGCTGATCAGGACCAATCCGCTCGCCGCGGTCGTTAGTAAGGACCTCATCAGTTCCCCAAGCATAGACATGCTCAACGTATGCCTCGACTAGCTCTGGATCAACAGATTCGTTGTGTGTCATGGCGGTGATCACATCGTCAGCCTGTCGGTCGAAAATGTAGTTTTTGACAACAGCTACCCGGGACTCAAATTCTGATCGTTCTGAAGAGGAGAATACTGGAGCCTTTCGAAGCCCATCAGCCATCTGATTAAGGATATCTCGAGGCATGATCACATCCTCAACGTCATACTCTGGATGACTGCGATCAGTTTCTTCTTGGAGCAACCGAGAGAAGGTATCACGAGTATATGTGACAGGAATCCCCCGACGGCCGTTGGTAGCCGACCCAACAGCAATGTCGTCTTTTGTGCGTCTGGTATCGTCCTCGACAAGATATCCGCGGTCGAAGAGCAACGCCTTGTCAACCAAATCGAGGTCCGAAGGAAGGTCTTCATCTTCCAGTCGGGTTACAACACTATACAGTGCTGCTGCTTCGATAGTGTGGGGTGCGAGTTCCTTCGTGTGGTGCCATCCATTTCGCTGTACATCAACCTGAACTGGCTCGACAATCTTCTCATCAAGGTCATTATAATCGTCAGCCTCCCAGACAGCCGTTTCATTTGTCAGTTCTCGTCGGATTAGCTGTGCTTCGAGGCTCAGGTTAGTTAGATAGGCAAACTCATGTCGGTCAAGCCGTCGTTTCAGTGCTTTGAGTGGATCGGCATCCTGCCGGTCAGCATGCTGGTTGAGCGTTGCTTCCAAGTCGGGATTAGAGATAACGATGATCTGTGTATCAATTTCCATCCCGATTCCAGTATCTAACTTAACATGCTTCTCATCAGGAACATTCAGCAGTTTCTGGAGGAGATCAGCATGTTGGGCTGCATCCTCAACGATGGTCAGACCGGAGTTACCCTGTGAAAGTACGCCGTCGTAGGAGAACGCCTGCGGATTCTTTCGTCCACGGGAGTCAAGCTCCTGTAGCATACCTGGCATCCATGTTCCGACCAACCGCTCTTTTGCTGATCCATCATCCTCAGCGTGCAACACGCCAATTCCTCGTCCAACGTCAACAACGTAGTTTTTCACTCGGAGATGCTTTGGATCAGTGATCTGTGAGAACAGATCTTCAATTTCCTGCCGACGGTACTGCTCTTCAAGATGAGAGTATGCCTCTCTGGAGAATGGGTCAAGCTCCGTGTTAAGCCGAAGCGTGGTATGATCATCAGTCCGAAGGTCAAGCTCTGCAAGGATATCCTCCCGAACTGATTCAGGAAATACGGCAAGTGGATGAACCTGAACTGGACTTTGATACCAGTCATCCTCGTCAACAGGTTCCTCACTGCCGTAGCTCAGACCACGACTTTCTGAAACGCCCTTGATATTCCACTCCAGTGTGTATCTACGACCAGCAGGCGTCTTTGAATATTCACGAAGGCCATTGACCAGACAACGCTTGAGTTCAGATTTCCCGGTTGCTGTTGGGCCAGCAAACCAGATCATTTTTTCTCCCTTGCCTCGACCGGTCGCAATTGATCGTAGATCATCAACAAAGGCGTTCAGCGTCTCAGTGTTACCCAAGACTGCGTGTTCCCCATCGTTTGATGGGTCATCGAAGAATCGATATCGCTGCTTTTCTTCACCTTCCTCGACGACCGTTCGGGTGCCTGCTGCCTCAATTGCGTCGAGTAGATATTTGGCTGCATGCGAAGCTAGCTTCGGAGACTCAAGCAATGTCTCGACGTACTCCGCAAGTGACATCGGCTCGTCGTATGTCTCCTGAAGCGTATCGTCACTCGCACTGATGAAGGTTGATCCGTCAGTCACTGTTCCAGTTCCTCCCGTGCAACCTCTGCACCAGCAAATTCGAGCACCTCTTTAGCCCCTGCTTCAGAGTAGCCAAGCTCAATCAGTGCATCGACCCACTGGCTGTGTTCTTCGTCGTCTACTTCACTCGCCGACACCAGTGCAGAGAAGTTAATATTGTGTTTTTTGTCTTCCCATAGCTTGCGCTCCAGAGCACGGCGTAGTCGGTCGTTGTCTGTTGGATCAAATGCCTCGCCTTCACGAGCACGACGGGAAACCCAATTGGAAACCTCTTGGCGGAAGTCATCTTTCCGGTCTTCAGGAACATCTAGTTTCTCTTCAA
This portion of the Salinarchaeum sp. IM2453 genome encodes:
- a CDS encoding YeaH/YhbH family protein, which codes for MGLKDDLERFREVGEQRRQDLTDFISYGDLRDGDETVRVPIKIVNLPEFEYDPYDVGGVGQGEADVGDPVEMDPDADDDGDGDGDPGDEGAEHEYYEMDPEEFAEELDEELGLDLEPKGKKVSTETEGPYTDVTRTGPDSTLDFEQMFTEGLKRKLATEFDEDFMREVLKIEGWGPDEAYDWARNQSIPVSLAWLQTEYNDIPDTERSKWTSIDEVQASVERTPIRERIRKEGIDHIPFRREDERYRHPEPETRRERNVVIVNIRDVSGSMRENKRELVERTFAPLDWYLQGKYDNAEFIYIAHDADAWKVEREEFFGIRSGGGTRISSAYELAEELLTEYPFSEWNRYVFAAGDSENSSSDTENRVIPLMKEIDANLHAYVEAQPDGTAANATHAEELERHFDSGDDVAVARVSTPDDVIDAIYQILSTEAGDNE
- a CDS encoding PrkA family serine protein kinase — translated: MTDGSTFISASDDTLQETYDEPMSLAEYVETLLESPKLASHAAKYLLDAIEAAGTRTVVEEGEEKQRYRFFDDPSNDGEHAVLGNTETLNAFVDDLRSIATGRGKGEKMIWFAGPTATGKSELKRCLVNGLREYSKTPAGRRYTLEWNIKGVSESRGLSYGSEEPVDEDDWYQSPVQVHPLAVFPESVREDILAELDLRTDDHTTLRLNTELDPFSREAYSHLEEQYRRQEIEDLFSQITDPKHLRVKNYVVDVGRGIGVLHAEDDGSAKERLVGTWMPGMLQELDSRGRKNPQAFSYDGVLSQGNSGLTIVEDAAQHADLLQKLLNVPDEKHVKLDTGIGMEIDTQIIVISNPDLEATLNQHADRQDADPLKALKRRLDRHEFAYLTNLSLEAQLIRRELTNETAVWEADDYNDLDEKIVEPVQVDVQRNGWHHTKELAPHTIEAAALYSVVTRLEDEDLPSDLDLVDKALLFDRGYLVEDDTRRTKDDIAVGSATNGRRGIPVTYTRDTFSRLLQEETDRSHPEYDVEDVIMPRDILNQMADGLRKAPVFSSSERSEFESRVAVVKNYIFDRQADDVITAMTHNESVDPELVEAYVEHVYAWGTDEVLTNDRGERIGPDQLRMKIFEIEHLGRFSEDDYRGNEPTSVVKSFRREQVINALNRRAWEQRGEDFAVSDVDLTEIPIIRSVLQSNDWEDIARRYDDFDPNQWDDPPADTQTEQIKERAIENMIELFDYTPASAELTSRHVMNEVSYKWD